Proteins found in one Bartonella krasnovii genomic segment:
- the rpsG gene encoding 30S ribosomal protein S7 — translation MSRRHRAEKREINPDPKFGDLVITKFMNAIMFDGKKSVAERIVYGALDSVERKVKTDPVDLFHRALENVAPHIEVRSRRVGGATYQVPIDVRPDRRQALAIRWLISAARGRNETTMIERLSAELMDAANNRGSAVKKREDVHRMAEANRAFSHYRW, via the coding sequence ATGTCCCGTCGTCATAGAGCAGAAAAACGTGAGATTAATCCAGATCCTAAATTTGGTGATTTGGTTATTACAAAATTTATGAATGCCATTATGTTTGATGGTAAAAAGTCAGTTGCAGAGCGTATTGTTTATGGTGCGCTTGATTCTGTGGAGAGAAAAGTAAAGACAGATCCAGTAGATCTCTTTCATAGAGCTTTAGAGAATGTTGCTCCTCATATTGAGGTTCGTTCTCGTCGTGTTGGGGGAGCTACTTATCAGGTTCCGATTGATGTTCGTCCTGATCGTCGTCAGGCTCTTGCGATTCGTTGGTTGATTTCGGCAGCGCGTGGGCGGAATGAAACGACGATGATTGAGCGTTTGTCTGCTGAACTCATGGATGCAGCTAATAATCGTGGTTCTGCTGTGAAAAAGCGTGAAGATGTCCATCGTATGGCTGAGGCTAACCGTGCATTCTCACATTATCGCTGGTAG
- the rpsL gene encoding 30S ribosomal protein S12 — protein MPTVNQLIRKPRVVPVKRNKVPALQSNPQKRGVCTRVYTTTPKKPNSALRKVAKIRLTNGFEVIGYIPGEGHNLQEHSVVMIRGGRVKDLPGVRYHIIRGLLDTQGVKNRKQRRSKYGAKRPK, from the coding sequence ATGCCTACCGTAAACCAGTTGATTCGCAAGCCGCGTGTAGTGCCAGTTAAACGTAATAAGGTTCCTGCTTTGCAGTCGAATCCGCAGAAGCGTGGTGTTTGTACGCGTGTTTATACAACGACGCCGAAGAAGCCTAATTCTGCTCTTCGTAAAGTTGCTAAAATTCGTTTAACAAATGGATTTGAAGTGATTGGTTATATTCCTGGAGAGGGACATAATCTTCAAGAGCACTCTGTTGTGATGATCCGTGGTGGTCGTGTGAAAGATTTGCCAGGGGTTCGTTATCACATTATTCGTGGTTTGCTTGATACTCAAGGTGTCAAGAATCGTAAACAGCGTCGTTCAAAGTATGGCGCGAAGCGTCCGAAATAA
- the xth gene encoding exodeoxyribonuclease III, whose product MKIATWNIAGIKARHETLYQWLQQSQPDIVCLQEIKSIDENFPRNAIENLGYHIETHGQKSFNGVAILSKKTPDEVIRRLPGNDNDEQTRYIEAVYSTNKGVVRIASLYLPNGNPIESEKYSYKMEWMERLYAHAKSLLAYEEPLILAGDYNVIPTSLDAKKPQEWNQDALFLRKTRKAFQRILHLGLYDAIRNVTDTPSFSFWDFQAGAWPKNNGIRIDHLLLSPEAVDHLICAHSQTEVRGYPKPSDHVPVWIHLNIN is encoded by the coding sequence ATGAAAATAGCAACGTGGAATATTGCCGGAATAAAAGCACGACATGAAACATTATATCAATGGCTACAGCAAAGTCAGCCAGACATAGTCTGTCTACAGGAAATTAAAAGTATTGATGAAAATTTTCCACGTAATGCAATAGAAAATCTAGGTTACCATATAGAAACACACGGACAAAAAAGCTTTAATGGTGTTGCGATTCTTTCTAAAAAAACACCAGATGAAGTAATCCGTCGATTACCAGGTAACGATAACGATGAACAAACACGTTACATCGAAGCGGTTTATTCAACAAACAAAGGTGTTGTGCGTATTGCATCTCTCTATTTGCCAAATGGAAATCCTATTGAGAGTGAAAAATATTCCTATAAAATGGAATGGATGGAAAGATTATATGCACATGCAAAATCATTGCTTGCATACGAGGAACCCCTTATTCTAGCCGGTGATTATAATGTCATCCCTACCTCACTCGATGCAAAAAAACCTCAAGAATGGAATCAAGATGCCTTATTTCTTCGAAAAACAAGAAAAGCATTCCAGCGTATCCTTCATTTAGGTCTTTACGATGCTATCCGAAATGTTACCGATACACCCTCCTTCAGTTTTTGGGATTTCCAAGCTGGAGCATGGCCTAAAAATAACGGGATTCGCATTGATCATTTACTCTTATCACCAGAAGCAGTTGATCACCTTATTTGCGCTCATAGTCAAACAGAAGTAAGGGGATACCCAAAACCATCCGACCACGTTCCTGTTTGGATTCATCTTAATATCAATTAA
- a CDS encoding transporter substrate-binding domain-containing protein, with protein MKKSLLMFIAAATMGLISVAHAENDTLEKIKRTGEITLGVRESSGLAYALGNNKYVGFHTEMAERIIDDISKKIGKPIKIHYLPITSQNRIPLLKNKTYDFECGSTTNDIARSKEAAFAYTTYVEEVRIAVKKNSNIKSLDDLNGKTVATTTGTTSVQLIRKNKRAKNINFKVVKGKDHGDSFLLLESGRADAFVMDASILAGHIAKSKNPSDYVILDTVLSVEPIACMLRLHDKKFEQAINDSILRQIKDESLEKLYNKWFMKPIPPANTVMNLPLSKQTRYAWDHPNNKPRESYTEKDL; from the coding sequence ATGAAGAAATCATTGTTAATGTTTATTGCAGCAGCAACCATGGGACTCATAAGCGTCGCGCATGCTGAAAATGATACGCTTGAAAAAATAAAACGAACAGGGGAAATCACTTTAGGAGTCCGTGAATCATCTGGTTTGGCCTACGCCCTTGGTAATAATAAATATGTAGGCTTTCATACAGAAATGGCAGAACGTATCATTGATGATATCTCAAAAAAAATTGGTAAACCGATTAAAATCCATTATCTTCCCATCACATCTCAAAATAGAATTCCTCTCTTAAAAAATAAAACCTATGATTTTGAGTGTGGCTCAACAACAAATGATATTGCTCGCAGTAAAGAAGCAGCATTTGCTTATACGACATATGTTGAAGAAGTTCGGATTGCTGTAAAGAAAAACTCTAACATTAAATCTCTTGACGATTTAAATGGAAAAACAGTTGCCACGACCACCGGTACGACATCTGTTCAACTTATTCGTAAAAATAAACGCGCAAAAAACATCAACTTTAAGGTCGTCAAAGGAAAAGATCACGGAGATAGCTTCTTATTACTCGAATCAGGTCGTGCCGATGCATTTGTTATGGATGCCTCAATTCTTGCAGGACATATTGCAAAATCAAAAAATCCATCGGATTATGTCATTCTTGACACCGTACTTTCAGTTGAACCCATCGCCTGCATGTTAAGGTTACATGACAAAAAATTTGAACAAGCAATCAATGACAGTATCCTACGTCAGATTAAAGACGAATCACTTGAAAAGCTTTATAATAAGTGGTTTATGAAACCGATTCCTCCTGCTAATACTGTTATGAACCTTCCCTTATCAAAACAGACAAGATATGCTTGGGATCATCCAAACAATAAACCTCGCGAAAGCTACACAGAAAAAGATTTATAG
- a CDS encoding amino acid ABC transporter permease, giving the protein MDFSFLCRDDLTQALVTGCLGTPGVSHTYLDTLLDGFKNTVILSIASLILAIFCGIIIGTMRTLPKTSIINCVVHTIGTIWVEIMRNIPLLVQVFLWYFVVPKIYPPAMKFSPILLITCALGFFTSARIAEQVRSGIEAISSGQRYAAMAMGFTTYQSYRYIILPRAIRTIMPPLTSEAMGIVKNSSIAFAVSINELMQFQYQAIEEVSHVYENYLLVTILYILIALFVFIVMTVIEQMLKIPNL; this is encoded by the coding sequence ATGGACTTTTCTTTCCTTTGTAGAGATGACCTGACTCAGGCGCTGGTAACAGGATGCTTGGGCACGCCCGGCGTGAGTCATACTTATTTAGATACACTTCTTGATGGCTTTAAAAATACGGTTATATTGTCCATCGCTTCACTTATATTAGCTATATTTTGTGGTATCATTATAGGAACAATGCGCACTTTACCTAAAACATCCATCATCAATTGTGTCGTTCACACTATCGGTACTATTTGGGTAGAAATTATGCGTAACATTCCCCTTCTTGTACAGGTATTTTTATGGTATTTTGTTGTTCCTAAGATTTATCCACCAGCGATGAAATTTTCCCCCATTCTCTTAATAACATGTGCATTGGGATTCTTTACATCGGCACGTATCGCAGAACAGGTTCGCTCAGGCATTGAAGCCATTTCTTCAGGACAGCGCTATGCTGCTATGGCAATGGGATTTACAACTTATCAAAGTTATCGCTATATCATATTACCACGTGCTATTCGTACAATTATGCCGCCGCTTACTTCAGAAGCAATGGGCATTGTAAAGAATTCGTCTATAGCATTCGCCGTTTCAATAAATGAGCTCATGCAATTTCAATACCAAGCAATTGAAGAGGTAAGTCATGTTTACGAAAACTATTTACTTGTTACGATTCTTTATATTCTCATAGCCTTATTCGTATTCATTGTGATGACAGTTATTGAACAAATGCTCAAAATTCCTAATCTTTAA
- a CDS encoding amino acid ABC transporter permease, which yields MINFISSRFGLYFPFNFSDFDFSFFTFDVFRSYILSGLLFSVFLTLFATVLGFVFGTLLAMMRLSSIKLLSWVAIVYITAMRSIPLVMVILWFFVLLPFLTGTSIGANKSALITFTAFETAYFAEIMRAGINSVSQGQKYAGQALGMTYWQSMYIVILPQAFRDMLPVFLTQVIILFQDTTLVYAISGHSLLNGFDIAANNFGVKQEAYILAAIFYFIICFTLSQIVLYVQKKVSIIR from the coding sequence ATGATAAATTTCATAAGCTCTCGGTTTGGACTTTATTTTCCTTTCAATTTTTCCGATTTTGATTTTTCCTTTTTTACCTTTGATGTATTTCGTTCTTACATTTTATCAGGTTTGCTCTTTAGCGTTTTTCTAACGCTTTTTGCAACGGTGTTAGGATTTGTTTTCGGCACACTTTTAGCGATGATGCGCCTTTCTTCCATAAAACTTCTTTCTTGGGTTGCAATCGTTTACATAACAGCGATGCGTTCAATACCACTTGTGATGGTTATCTTATGGTTTTTTGTGCTTCTACCTTTTTTAACGGGGACATCTATCGGAGCCAATAAATCAGCACTCATTACCTTTACCGCATTTGAAACGGCTTATTTTGCTGAAATTATGCGGGCTGGTATCAATTCGGTTTCGCAAGGACAAAAATATGCAGGACAAGCTCTTGGGATGACATATTGGCAAAGTATGTACATTGTCATTCTGCCTCAGGCCTTTAGAGATATGCTGCCAGTCTTTTTAACGCAAGTCATTATCCTTTTTCAGGATACAACCCTTGTTTATGCTATCAGCGGTCATAGCCTTTTGAATGGTTTTGATATTGCTGCTAATAACTTTGGTGTAAAGCAAGAAGCTTATATTTTAGCAGCTATTTTCTATTTTATTATCTGTTTTACACTGTCACAAATCGTTTTGTATGTACAAAAAAAAGTATCCATTATTCGCTAA
- a CDS encoding amino acid ABC transporter ATP-binding protein, whose amino-acid sequence MSTYMIEIKNVSNWYGEINVLKNCTTNINKGEVVVICGPSGSGKSTLIKTINALVPFQKGEIWINGTPVHSKTTNLPKLRSRVGMVFQHFELFPHLSVTENLTIAQIKVLKRSKKEALERGLLYLERVGLIEHKDKYPGQLSGGQQQRVAIARALTMDPLVMLFDEPTSALDPEMVGEVLDVMISLAEEGMTMICVTHEMGFAQKVSERVIFMDQGTILEDCSSKEFFSNPQSRRPRTQEFLSKILSH is encoded by the coding sequence ATGTCTACTTATATGATCGAAATAAAAAATGTTTCTAATTGGTATGGCGAAATTAACGTTCTTAAAAACTGTACAACCAATATCAACAAAGGAGAAGTTGTTGTAATTTGTGGGCCATCAGGCTCAGGAAAATCAACACTCATTAAAACGATTAATGCTCTCGTCCCTTTTCAAAAAGGTGAGATTTGGATTAATGGAACACCAGTTCATTCAAAAACAACGAATCTGCCTAAATTGCGCAGCCGTGTAGGAATGGTCTTTCAGCACTTCGAGCTTTTCCCTCATCTATCTGTCACAGAAAACTTGACAATTGCACAAATAAAAGTCCTGAAACGAAGCAAAAAAGAAGCACTTGAACGTGGTTTGTTGTATCTTGAACGCGTTGGCCTCATTGAGCATAAAGACAAATATCCAGGACAACTTTCTGGAGGGCAACAACAGCGTGTTGCTATTGCGCGTGCCTTAACCATGGATCCACTTGTTATGCTTTTTGATGAACCAACCTCTGCTCTAGATCCTGAAATGGTAGGTGAAGTACTTGATGTCATGATCAGTTTAGCAGAAGAAGGGATGACGATGATTTGTGTAACCCATGAAATGGGATTTGCACAAAAAGTCTCGGAGCGTGTTATTTTCATGGATCAAGGAACGATTCTTGAAGACTGTTCATCTAAAGAGTTCTTTTCTAATCCGCAATCTAGAAGACCAAGAACGCAAGAGTTTTTGTCTAAAATCCTAAGTCATTAG
- a CDS encoding valine--tRNA ligase yields the protein MLEKNYDAASIEQRVAKRWETRGAFKAGAGSKSGAEPFCVMLPPPNVTGSLHMGHALNTTIQDIMVRFQRMRGKNVLWQPGMDHAGIATQMVVERQLAERREPTRQEMGREKFIERIWEWRHEAGGIIANQLRRLGVSCDWSRERFTMDEGLSQAVREVFVTLYKQGLIYRDKRLVNWDPKLLTAISDLEVEQKEVQGHLWHFRYPLEGKVFDPNDATTFITVATTRPETMLGDTGIAVNPEDERYKNLIGKNALLPLVGRRLLIVGDAHADPEAGSGAVKITPAHDFNDFEVGQRNDLRLINIFTQNAEIFLCDNEAFFDGLVLSDELKMLVENLDKADRFIARQKIISLMEEGGYLASVDDHSHMVPHGDRSGVPIEPFLTDQWYVHAAELAKPAIEAVQQGKTQFVPDNWKKTYFNWMQNIQPWCISRQLWWGHQIPAWYGPDGTVFVEKSEKEALDSAFAHYGEVVELIRDPDVLDTWFSSALWPFSTLGWPDKTAELSTFYPTSLSVTGFDIIFFWVARMMMMGLHFMGEVPFPTVYVHALVRDQKGAKMSKSKGNIIDPLELIDQYSADALRFTLAIMAAQGRDVKLDTSRIAGYRNFATKLWNATRFAQMNGVKHDPTFKPECAKLALNRWILTELSKTISAVTMGIENYKFNESAATLYRFIWNTFCDWYLELLKPIFQSENEEAKNEAQACTAWVLDEVYKLLHPFMPHMTEELWALTETQEIKREDMLALTKWPEKTLIDEEAAADINWLIDVVTGIRSVRFEMNIPAATRAPLVVVEAGDVTRERVQRYDALLKKLARIEVIDFSDKVPEVSAQMISGEAVFCLPLGQLIDLEAERVRLRKEVRKIEQDIEKISLKLNNPKFIANAKAEIVESEQNRVVELRAARKKVSIALERLG from the coding sequence ATGTTAGAAAAAAACTATGATGCTGCTTCCATAGAGCAACGGGTTGCAAAGAGATGGGAGACTCGTGGAGCTTTTAAAGCGGGAGCGGGTTCTAAAAGTGGGGCAGAGCCTTTTTGCGTTATGCTTCCACCGCCTAATGTTACAGGCTCACTTCATATGGGTCATGCGCTCAATACGACAATTCAAGATATAATGGTTAGATTTCAGCGGATGCGTGGCAAAAATGTATTGTGGCAGCCTGGTATGGATCATGCTGGGATTGCTACACAAATGGTTGTAGAGCGTCAACTTGCAGAACGCCGAGAGCCAACGCGTCAAGAAATGGGAAGAGAAAAGTTTATTGAGCGTATTTGGGAATGGCGTCATGAAGCGGGAGGCATTATTGCAAACCAGTTGCGCCGCCTTGGCGTTTCATGTGATTGGTCACGTGAGCGCTTTACAATGGATGAGGGGTTGTCGCAGGCTGTTCGTGAAGTCTTTGTCACGCTTTATAAGCAAGGATTGATATATAGAGATAAGCGCCTCGTCAATTGGGACCCTAAATTGTTAACGGCTATTTCGGATCTTGAAGTTGAACAAAAAGAAGTTCAAGGGCATTTGTGGCATTTTAGATATCCGCTTGAGGGTAAAGTTTTTGATCCAAATGATGCGACAACTTTTATAACAGTGGCGACAACACGACCAGAAACAATGCTTGGTGATACAGGAATTGCTGTTAACCCTGAAGATGAGCGTTATAAAAATCTTATCGGTAAAAATGCTCTTTTACCCCTTGTTGGGCGTAGGTTATTGATTGTCGGTGATGCGCATGCTGATCCTGAGGCAGGAAGTGGTGCGGTAAAAATCACACCAGCCCATGACTTTAATGACTTTGAAGTGGGACAGCGTAATGATTTACGCTTGATCAATATTTTTACCCAAAATGCCGAGATTTTTCTTTGTGATAATGAAGCGTTTTTTGATGGTTTGGTTTTATCAGATGAATTAAAAATGTTAGTAGAGAATCTCGATAAAGCTGATCGTTTTATTGCGCGCCAGAAGATTATTTCTTTGATGGAAGAAGGAGGATATTTAGCTTCTGTTGATGATCATTCCCATATGGTTCCTCATGGAGATCGCAGTGGTGTGCCTATTGAACCTTTTTTGACAGACCAATGGTATGTTCATGCTGCTGAATTAGCAAAGCCCGCGATAGAAGCTGTTCAACAAGGAAAAACGCAGTTTGTTCCCGATAACTGGAAAAAGACTTACTTCAATTGGATGCAAAATATTCAGCCTTGGTGCATTTCTCGCCAATTATGGTGGGGACATCAGATTCCTGCTTGGTATGGTCCTGATGGAACAGTTTTTGTTGAAAAAAGTGAAAAAGAGGCTTTAGATTCGGCTTTTGCTCATTATGGTGAGGTGGTTGAATTAATCCGCGATCCGGATGTTTTAGACACTTGGTTTTCATCAGCTCTTTGGCCTTTTTCAACATTAGGATGGCCCGATAAAACGGCTGAATTATCAACTTTTTATCCAACATCTTTATCCGTGACAGGATTTGATATTATTTTTTTCTGGGTTGCTCGTATGATGATGATGGGACTTCATTTTATGGGTGAAGTTCCTTTCCCAACGGTTTATGTGCACGCTCTTGTCCGAGATCAAAAGGGTGCAAAGATGTCAAAGTCAAAGGGAAATATTATTGATCCCTTAGAGCTTATTGATCAGTATAGCGCTGATGCCCTTCGTTTTACTTTGGCTATTATGGCCGCGCAAGGTCGTGATGTAAAACTTGATACTTCCCGCATTGCTGGTTATCGCAATTTTGCTACAAAATTGTGGAATGCTACCCGATTTGCACAGATGAATGGTGTAAAGCATGATCCTACTTTTAAGCCAGAATGCGCAAAGCTGGCTCTTAATCGTTGGATTTTAACAGAACTCTCTAAAACAATTTCAGCAGTGACGATGGGTATTGAAAATTATAAGTTCAATGAGTCTGCAGCTACACTTTACCGTTTCATTTGGAATACATTCTGTGATTGGTATTTAGAGCTTCTCAAACCTATCTTTCAGAGTGAAAATGAAGAGGCTAAAAATGAGGCTCAAGCTTGTACTGCTTGGGTTTTAGATGAAGTCTATAAACTTCTTCATCCCTTTATGCCTCATATGACAGAAGAGTTGTGGGCTCTTACAGAAACGCAAGAGATCAAGCGTGAAGATATGCTCGCGTTGACAAAATGGCCAGAGAAAACATTGATAGATGAGGAGGCTGCTGCTGATATTAATTGGCTTATTGATGTGGTCACGGGGATTCGGTCTGTACGTTTTGAAATGAATATCCCAGCGGCTACACGAGCACCTCTTGTCGTTGTTGAAGCAGGAGACGTGACGCGAGAGCGTGTGCAGCGTTATGATGCACTTCTTAAAAAGTTAGCGCGTATTGAAGTCATTGATTTTTCTGATAAAGTTCCGGAAGTATCGGCACAAATGATTTCGGGAGAGGCTGTTTTTTGTTTGCCATTAGGGCAGTTGATTGATTTGGAGGCTGAACGTGTTCGTTTGAGGAAGGAGGTCCGTAAAATTGAACAAGATATTGAAAAAATATCGCTTAAATTAAATAATCCCAAATTTATAGCAAATGCAAAAGCAGAAATTGTTGAAAGCGAACAAAATAGGGTGGTAGAATTGCGTGCTGCGCGAAAGAAGGTATCTATTGCTTTAGAGCGGTTGGGTTGA
- a CDS encoding DUF2497 domain-containing protein, with amino-acid sequence MVQSSSVLREPSMDEILTSIREIIEENAVQSDHFLNEDVAVNASEDHSEVASEGVYDATLSVDDAMKALADRIGLSTENQGGRNAQEKEDTAVENNTVGVDVQKMKLSSEERNSVYKAKEYEDEIRKSQSEAGRTGRVELSAYCISSAEKIAKDVLRPAIAEWLQSKLPVLLEDILREEIVKAIKKSS; translated from the coding sequence ATGGTACAGAGTTCAAGCGTGTTACGTGAGCCAAGTATGGATGAAATTTTGACATCTATTCGTGAAATAATCGAAGAAAATGCGGTTCAGTCTGATCACTTTTTAAATGAAGATGTCGCAGTAAATGCTTCGGAAGATCATTCAGAAGTTGCATCAGAGGGTGTTTATGATGCAACTCTATCGGTTGATGATGCTATGAAAGCTTTAGCTGATCGCATTGGTCTTTCTACTGAAAATCAGGGAGGAAGGAATGCACAAGAGAAAGAGGATACAGCGGTAGAAAATAATACAGTTGGTGTGGATGTGCAAAAGATGAAGCTTTCTTCTGAAGAACGGAATTCTGTTTATAAAGCAAAAGAATATGAAGATGAGATCAGGAAGTCACAATCAGAAGCTGGAAGGACTGGTCGTGTAGAGTTGTCTGCGTATTGTATTTCTTCTGCAGAAAAGATTGCAAAGGATGTGTTGCGGCCGGCTATAGCGGAATGGTTGCAGTCTAAATTGCCTGTTTTGCTGGAAGATATTTTACGTGAAGAGATTGTGAAGGCGATTAAAAAGTCATCTTAA
- a CDS encoding TolC family outer membrane protein — protein MCIVFKLSKKFQVCFLLVLSLLLSETVCAETLMDAFSKAYKHNAKLNSERAAVRIASDDVVIARSGLLPQIEGIGSYGRSKSFTGSYVTSGSIGVRLNQRLFDGFITQNMFSSAQVKLQAQREYLRNAEQNTFLETVTAYANVYQARRIADLRRENLAALEEQVRSNKAKFDVGEGGRVDLAQAQAARSVAVSELSLARADVKAAEAMYRQVIGSDPEKLKRPPVATNLPANLDTAYQMSVVMHPAILYAQYLVDASGYNVKAKEGALLPKVDFSATASYNRIYSGAGQDGVSKSIGLSLSVPIFEGGRTSAQIRQSKEQLGQAQLQLDLAHSNTRQALTSAWFQLEGARASVIAYRESVRAAEIALKGRVQENRVGQATTLDVLNSRTQLINAQIALAMAERNAVVASYSVQSSIGKLTSNYLGLKTIQYIR, from the coding sequence GTGTGTATTGTGTTTAAATTAAGCAAGAAGTTTCAGGTGTGTTTTTTGTTGGTATTGAGTCTTTTACTCTCAGAGACTGTTTGTGCTGAAACATTGATGGATGCCTTTTCTAAAGCTTATAAACACAATGCTAAGTTGAATAGTGAACGGGCGGCTGTTCGTATAGCCAGTGATGATGTTGTCATCGCGCGATCAGGGTTATTACCACAAATTGAAGGGATTGGGAGCTATGGGCGGAGTAAGTCTTTTACAGGTTCTTATGTCACTTCTGGATCTATAGGCGTAAGATTAAACCAAAGATTATTTGACGGTTTTATCACGCAAAATATGTTTTCTTCAGCTCAAGTTAAGCTGCAGGCACAACGTGAGTATCTTCGTAATGCTGAACAAAATACCTTTCTGGAGACTGTGACAGCTTATGCGAATGTCTATCAGGCGCGTCGTATTGCCGATCTTCGGAGAGAAAATTTAGCAGCTCTTGAAGAGCAAGTTCGTTCCAATAAAGCAAAATTTGATGTGGGTGAGGGAGGGCGTGTTGATCTTGCTCAAGCTCAAGCTGCACGTTCCGTGGCGGTTTCAGAACTGAGTCTTGCTCGTGCTGATGTAAAAGCAGCAGAGGCAATGTATCGACAAGTTATTGGCTCTGATCCTGAAAAGCTAAAACGTCCACCCGTTGCCACAAATCTTCCCGCCAATCTTGATACGGCTTACCAAATGAGCGTTGTGATGCATCCAGCAATCCTTTATGCTCAATATTTAGTTGATGCAAGTGGTTACAATGTAAAAGCGAAAGAAGGAGCGCTCCTTCCTAAAGTTGATTTTTCTGCAACAGCATCTTATAATCGGATTTACAGTGGTGCTGGTCAGGATGGCGTTTCTAAATCGATAGGATTGTCGTTAAGTGTTCCGATCTTTGAAGGGGGGCGTACGTCTGCGCAGATTCGCCAATCGAAGGAGCAGCTTGGACAGGCGCAGCTTCAACTTGATTTGGCCCATAGTAATACGAGACAAGCCCTTACTTCTGCTTGGTTCCAGTTGGAAGGTGCGCGCGCATCTGTTATTGCTTACCGTGAAAGTGTTCGTGCTGCTGAAATTGCTCTTAAAGGTCGTGTTCAAGAAAATCGCGTTGGGCAGGCAACAACATTAGATGTTTTAAATTCTCGTACTCAATTGATTAATGCTCAAATTGCGCTCGCAATGGCAGAGCGTAATGCTGTTGTAGCGAGCTATAGTGTTCAATCGTCTATTGGTAAATTGACATCGAATTATCTAGGCTTAAAAACAATTCAATATATTCGATAA
- a CDS encoding protein-L-isoaspartate O-methyltransferase family protein produces MVADFAELRRKMVDNQIRTVDVTDLSVLEAFLTISREDFVSEDMKALSYLDTDIALCSVRDEVPARYLMKPASLAKLLQLAAVKSSDVVLDIGANSGYCAALLSKLAGSVIALESNQSLFEHALEALERNQCDNVVVILGPLEQGYAVEGPYDVIFIEGSVDFIPQGIFDQMKDSGRLVVVEGVGNAAVARIYIKEDGIISPRRAFNLAVKPLPCFFKTPDFVF; encoded by the coding sequence ATGGTTGCAGATTTTGCTGAGCTTCGTCGCAAAATGGTTGACAATCAAATTCGTACAGTTGATGTGACGGATTTATCAGTTCTTGAAGCGTTTTTAACGATATCCCGTGAAGATTTTGTTTCGGAAGATATGAAAGCATTAAGCTATCTTGATACCGATATTGCTTTATGCTCAGTGCGCGATGAAGTTCCTGCACGCTATTTGATGAAGCCTGCATCTCTCGCAAAATTGTTACAGCTTGCTGCTGTAAAATCATCAGATGTTGTTTTAGATATTGGTGCAAATAGTGGTTATTGTGCAGCCTTGCTTTCAAAACTTGCAGGGTCTGTGATTGCGTTGGAAAGTAATCAGTCTCTTTTTGAACATGCTCTTGAAGCTTTGGAACGTAATCAATGTGATAATGTGGTTGTCATTCTTGGTCCATTAGAGCAGGGATACGCTGTTGAGGGACCTTATGATGTGATTTTTATAGAGGGATCTGTCGATTTTATTCCACAAGGTATTTTTGATCAAATGAAAGACAGTGGACGTCTTGTTGTGGTTGAAGGGGTTGGAAATGCTGCTGTAGCAAGAATCTACATAAAAGAAGATGGAATCATTTCTCCTCGTCGAGCTTTTAATCTTGCCGTAAAGCCTCTTCCTTGTTTTTTTAAAACACCTGATTTTGTATTTTAG